A stretch of the Vidua chalybeata isolate OUT-0048 chromosome Z, bVidCha1 merged haplotype, whole genome shotgun sequence genome encodes the following:
- the RPS6 gene encoding 40S ribosomal protein S6 isoform X2 gives MPSSKYQLNISFPATGCQKLIEVDDERKLRTFYEKRMATEVLADSLGEEWKGYVVRISGGNDKQGFPMKQGVLTHGRVRLLLSKGHSCYRPRRTGERKRKSVRGCIVDANLSVLNLVIVKKGEKDIPGLTDTTVPRRLGPKRASRIRKLFNLSKEDDVRQYVVRKPLNKEGKKPRTKAPKIQRLVTPRVLQHKRRRIALKKQRTQKNKEEAAEYAKLLAKRMKEAKEKRQEQIAKRRRLSSLRASTSKSESSQK, from the exons ATGCCAAGCTCAAAGTATCAG cTCAACATCTCTTTTCCGGCTACTGGCTGCCAGAAGCTCATTGAAGTAGACGATGAGCGTAAGCTCAGGACGTTTTATGAAAAACGAATGGCCACGGAGGTGCTGGCTGATTCCCTTGGTGAGGAGTGGAAG GGATACGTTGTCCGGATAAGTGGTGGCAATGACAAGCAAGGCTTCCCCATGAAGCAGGGTGTCCTGACTCACGGACGTGTCCGCCTTCTGCTCAGCAAGGGCCATTCCTGCTATCGCCCCAGGAGAACTGGCGAGAGAAAGCGCAAGTCTGTCCGTGGCTGCATTGTTGATGCAAACTTGAGTGTCCTGAACTTGGTCATAGTGAAAAAGG GTGAAAAAGACATTCCGGGGCTGACTGACACAACTGTGCCCCGTCGTCTCGGTCCCAAGAGGGCCAGCAGGATCCGCAAGCTGTTCAACCTCTCTAAGGAAGATGACGTTCGCCAGTATGTTGTGAGGAAGCCTCTGAACAAAGAGG GCAAGAAGCCCAGAACGAAAGCTCCCAAGATCCAGCGACTGGTGACTCCTAGAGTGCTGCAGCATAAGCGCAGGCGTATCGCCCTGAAGAAGCAGCGCACTCAGAAGAACaaggaggaagctgcagagtaTGCAAAGCTGTTGGCCAAGAGAATGAAG GAAGCCAAGGAGAAACGCCAGGAGCAGATTGCCAAGAGGCGCCGGCTTTCTTCTTTGAGAGCTTCTACATCCAAGTCTGAATCAAGTCAGAAGTAA
- the RPS6 gene encoding 40S ribosomal protein S6 isoform X1 has product MKLNISFPATGCQKLIEVDDERKLRTFYEKRMATEVLADSLGEEWKGYVVRISGGNDKQGFPMKQGVLTHGRVRLLLSKGHSCYRPRRTGERKRKSVRGCIVDANLSVLNLVIVKKGEKDIPGLTDTTVPRRLGPKRASRIRKLFNLSKEDDVRQYVVRKPLNKEGKKPRTKAPKIQRLVTPRVLQHKRRRIALKKQRTQKNKEEAAEYAKLLAKRMKEAKEKRQEQIAKRRRLSSLRASTSKSESSQK; this is encoded by the exons ATGAAG cTCAACATCTCTTTTCCGGCTACTGGCTGCCAGAAGCTCATTGAAGTAGACGATGAGCGTAAGCTCAGGACGTTTTATGAAAAACGAATGGCCACGGAGGTGCTGGCTGATTCCCTTGGTGAGGAGTGGAAG GGATACGTTGTCCGGATAAGTGGTGGCAATGACAAGCAAGGCTTCCCCATGAAGCAGGGTGTCCTGACTCACGGACGTGTCCGCCTTCTGCTCAGCAAGGGCCATTCCTGCTATCGCCCCAGGAGAACTGGCGAGAGAAAGCGCAAGTCTGTCCGTGGCTGCATTGTTGATGCAAACTTGAGTGTCCTGAACTTGGTCATAGTGAAAAAGG GTGAAAAAGACATTCCGGGGCTGACTGACACAACTGTGCCCCGTCGTCTCGGTCCCAAGAGGGCCAGCAGGATCCGCAAGCTGTTCAACCTCTCTAAGGAAGATGACGTTCGCCAGTATGTTGTGAGGAAGCCTCTGAACAAAGAGG GCAAGAAGCCCAGAACGAAAGCTCCCAAGATCCAGCGACTGGTGACTCCTAGAGTGCTGCAGCATAAGCGCAGGCGTATCGCCCTGAAGAAGCAGCGCACTCAGAAGAACaaggaggaagctgcagagtaTGCAAAGCTGTTGGCCAAGAGAATGAAG GAAGCCAAGGAGAAACGCCAGGAGCAGATTGCCAAGAGGCGCCGGCTTTCTTCTTTGAGAGCTTCTACATCCAAGTCTGAATCAAGTCAGAAGTAA